The following proteins are co-located in the Heteronotia binoei isolate CCM8104 ecotype False Entrance Well chromosome 8, APGP_CSIRO_Hbin_v1, whole genome shotgun sequence genome:
- the PMM1 gene encoding phosphomannomutase 1 codes for MAVPRGRERILCLFDVDGTLTPPRQKIEPAVAEFLEELRKRVMIGVVGGSDYTKIAEQLGEGDEVINKFDYVFAENGTVQYKNGQLVSKQAIQDHLGEELLQELINFCLSYIALLKLPKKRGTFIEFRSGMLNISPIGRSCTTEERIEFSELDKKERIREKFVAALQREFAGKGLRFSRGGMISFDVFPEGWDKRYCLDILDEERFDIIHFFGNETTPGGNDYEIYDDPRTVGHSIQSPQDTVQRCREIFFPETVNES; via the exons ATGGCCGTCCCTCGGGGCCGGGAGCGGATCCTCTGCCTTTTCGACGTGGATGGGACCCTCACCCCGCCTCGCCAG AAAATTGAACCAGCAGTAGCAGAGTTTCTGGAAGAGTTGCGTAAGAGAGTGATGATTGGTGTGGTGGGAGGGTCTGACTACACCAAGATTGCAGAGCAGCTAGGAGAAGGGGACGAAG TTATCAACAAGTTTGATTACGTCTTTGCGGAAAATGGCACTGTGCAGTACAAGAATGGACAACTAGTCTCCAAGCAG GCTATCCAAGACCACCTTGGGGAGGAACTTCTACAGGAACTGATCAACTTCTGTCTCAGCTACATAGCACTACTAAAGTTGCCCAAGAAACG AGGGACCTTCATAGAATTCCGTAGTGGAATGTTGAACATCTCTCCAATTGGTCGAAGCTGCACCACGGAGGAGCGAATAGAGTTTTCAGAACTGGACAAG aaaGAGAGGATCCGAGAGAAATTCGTAGCTGCCCTGCAGAGGGAGTTTGCTGGCAAGGGCCTGAGATTTTCCCGAG GTGGCATGATTAGCTTTGACGTCTTCCCAGAGGGCTGGGATAAGCGCTATTGCCTCGATATTCTTGATGAGGAAAGATTTGATATCATACATTTCTTTGGGAATgagacaactcct GGTGGGAATGATTATGAAATCTATGATGATCCCCGGACAGTAGGACACAGCATCCAGTCTCCCCAGGATACAGTTCAGAGATGCCGGGAGATCTTCTTTCCAGAAACAGTGAATGAATCTTGA